In Daphnia magna isolate NIES unplaced genomic scaffold, ASM2063170v1.1 Dm_contigs139, whole genome shotgun sequence, a single genomic region encodes these proteins:
- the LOC116931579 gene encoding pollen-specific leucine-rich repeat extensin-like protein 1 isoform X1 has translation MKFLFLIAVLAVAAAYDSPSYESMKYEAPKYEEPKYEAPKYETPKYEAPKYEAPKYEAPKYEAPKYEAPKYEAPKTESPKYVAPKYEEPKYEAPKYEAPKYEAPKYEAPKYEAPKTEAPKYEEPKYEAPKYEAPRYEAPKYESPKYVAPKYVAPKYVTPKYEEVKYDSRPYKFGYNIKDEETYSDFSFSEKSDGNVVSGSYRVVLPDGRTQIVNYRADKNGNVATVTYEGEAKYPEFIEPEYKPSRYVAPVYSAPAYTAPSYVAPEYKTPAPVYSAPAPTYATPEYKAPVTAAPAYKAPVYATTEYKTEAPTYTTPSYKAPAYPAPVYETAAPEYKAPAYVAPTPANVAPAVTYATPAATYDVPEYKVVVTAAPSAYPAPEYKAPDPAYAPEY, from the exons ATGAAG TTCCTCTTTTTGATTGCTGTTTTGGCCGTAGCTGCCGCATACGATTCTCCAAGCTACGAATCCATGAAGTACGAGGCTCCTAAATACGAAGAACCCAAATACGAAGCCCCTAAATATGAGACTCCCAAGTACGAGGCTCCCAAGTACGAGGCTCCCAAGTACGAGGCTCCCAAGTACGAAGCTCCCAAGTACGAGGCTCCCAAGTACGAAGCTCCAAAAACCGAGTCCCCAAAATACGTGGCTCCAAAGTACGAAGAACCCAAATACGAAGCACCTAAATATGAGGCTCCCAAATATGAGGCTCCCAAGTACGAAGCTCCCAAGTACGAAGCTCCAAAGACCGAGGCTCCAAAGTACGAGGAGCCAAAATATGAGGCTCCTAAATACGAGGCTCCCAGGTATGAGGCTCCCAAGTACGAGAGCCCGAAATACGTAGCCCCGAAATACGTGGCCCCAAAGTACGTGACTCCGAAATACGAAGAAGTCAAATAC GATTCTCGCCCCTACAAATTCGGTTACAACATCAAGGACGAAGAAACATACTCTGATTTCTCGTTCTCAGAGAAAAGTGACGGCAACGTAGTCAGCGGCTCTTATCGTGTTGTCCTTCCTGACGGACGCACTCAGATCGTCAACTACAGAGCTGACAAGAATGGCAATGTTGCTACCGTTACGTACGAAGGCGAAGCTAAATACCCCGAATTCATCGAACCGGAGTACAAACCCAGCCGTTACGTTGCTCCAGTATACTCCGCACCGGCGTACACGGCTCCATCTTACGTCGCTCCGGAATACAAGACTCCAGCACCCGTTTACTCCGCCCCGGCTCCGACTTACGCTACACCGGAATATAAGGCTCCCGTCACCGCTGCTCCCGCATACAAAGCTCCTGTTTACGCAACTACGGAATACAAGACTGAGGCTCCCACCTACACTACGCCTTCATACAAAGCTCCTGCCTACCCCGCTCCGGTATACGAAACCGCGGCCccggaatacaaagctccGGCTTACGTGGCCCCTACTCCAGCCAATGTAGCTCCTGCAGTCACTTACGCAACTCCTGCTGCCACCTATGACGTTCCGGAATACAAGGTGGTCGTTACAGCAGCTCCATCAGCTTATCCTGCTCCGGAATACAAGGCTCCAGATCCCGCTTACGCTCCGGAATACTAG
- the LOC116931579 gene encoding repetitive proline-rich cell wall protein isoform X2: MKFLFLIAVLAVAAAYDSPSYESMKYEAPKYEEPKYEAPKYETPKYEAPKYEAPKYEAPKYEAPKYEAPKYEAPKTESPKYVAPKYEEPKYEAPKYEAPKYEAPKYEAPKYEAPKTEAPKYESPKYVAPKYVAPKYVTPKYEEVKYDSRPYKFGYNIKDEETYSDFSFSEKSDGNVVSGSYRVVLPDGRTQIVNYRADKNGNVATVTYEGEAKYPEFIEPEYKPSRYVAPVYSAPAYTAPSYVAPEYKTPAPVYSAPAPTYATPEYKAPVTAAPAYKAPVYATTEYKTEAPTYTTPSYKAPAYPAPVYETAAPEYKAPAYVAPTPANVAPAVTYATPAATYDVPEYKVVVTAAPSAYPAPEYKAPDPAYAPEY; the protein is encoded by the exons ATGAAG TTCCTCTTTTTGATTGCTGTTTTGGCCGTAGCTGCCGCATACGATTCTCCAAGCTACGAATCCATGAAGTACGAGGCTCCTAAATACGAAGAACCCAAATACGAAGCCCCTAAATATGAGACTCCCAAGTACGAGGCTCCCAAGTACGAGGCTCCCAAGTACGAGGCTCCCAAGTACGAAGCTCCCAAGTACGAGGCTCCCAAGTACGAAGCTCCAAAAACCGAGTCCCCAAAATACGTGGCTCCAAAGTACGAAGAACCCAAATACGAAGCACCTAAATATGAGGCTCCCAAATATGAGGCTCCCAAGTACGAAGCTCCCAAGTACGAAGCTCCAAAGACCGAG GCTCCCAAGTACGAGAGCCCGAAATACGTAGCCCCGAAATACGTGGCCCCAAAGTACGTGACTCCGAAATACGAAGAAGTCAAATAC GATTCTCGCCCCTACAAATTCGGTTACAACATCAAGGACGAAGAAACATACTCTGATTTCTCGTTCTCAGAGAAAAGTGACGGCAACGTAGTCAGCGGCTCTTATCGTGTTGTCCTTCCTGACGGACGCACTCAGATCGTCAACTACAGAGCTGACAAGAATGGCAATGTTGCTACCGTTACGTACGAAGGCGAAGCTAAATACCCCGAATTCATCGAACCGGAGTACAAACCCAGCCGTTACGTTGCTCCAGTATACTCCGCACCGGCGTACACGGCTCCATCTTACGTCGCTCCGGAATACAAGACTCCAGCACCCGTTTACTCCGCCCCGGCTCCGACTTACGCTACACCGGAATATAAGGCTCCCGTCACCGCTGCTCCCGCATACAAAGCTCCTGTTTACGCAACTACGGAATACAAGACTGAGGCTCCCACCTACACTACGCCTTCATACAAAGCTCCTGCCTACCCCGCTCCGGTATACGAAACCGCGGCCccggaatacaaagctccGGCTTACGTGGCCCCTACTCCAGCCAATGTAGCTCCTGCAGTCACTTACGCAACTCCTGCTGCCACCTATGACGTTCCGGAATACAAGGTGGTCGTTACAGCAGCTCCATCAGCTTATCCTGCTCCGGAATACAAGGCTCCAGATCCCGCTTACGCTCCGGAATACTAG
- the LOC116931588 gene encoding cuticle protein 7: MKFFILAALFAIAAADSYKAAEYAPKYEAPKYEAPKYEEVTYAPQPYSFGYDVQDKESYNDFDHSEKSEANVVTGSYRVALPDGRTQIVTYRADSYGYTADVKYEGEARYPEYKETQQYKAPAYPAPAYKAPEYKAPAYVAPAYSAPAYKAPEYKAPTYTAPAPKATGYAVAPSYKSYAPAPAYKAPAAYPKY; encoded by the exons ATGAAG TTTTTCATTCTCGCTGCCCTCTTCGCCATTGCTGCCGCTGATTCCTACAAGGCTGCAGAATACGCGCCCAAATACGAGGCCCCTAAATACGAGGCTCCCAAATACGAGGAAGTCACCTAC GCCCCTCAGCCTTACAGCTTCGGTTATGACGTCCAGGATAAGGAATCCTACAACGATTTCGACCATTCCGAGAAATCCGAAGCCAACGTAGTCACCGGATCTTACCGCGTTGCTCTTCCGGACGGCCGCACCCAAATTGTCACCTACAGGGCTGACAGCTACGGATACACCGCCGATGTCAAATACGAAGGTGAAGCCCGCTATCCTGAATACAAGGAGACACAGCAGTACAAAGCCCCCGCCTACCCCGCTCCGGCCTACAAAGCTCCTGAATACAAAGCTCCTGCTTACGTTGCACCAGCTTACTCTGCCCCGGCCTACAAGGCTCCCGAATACAAAGCTCCCACTTACACTGCCCCAGCGCCCAAGGCCACTGGATACGCCGTCGCCCCATCTTACAAATCTTACGCCCCAGCTCCGGCCTACAAAGCCCCTGCTGCCTACCCCAAATATTAA
- the LOC116931587 gene encoding LOW QUALITY PROTEIN: adhesive plaque matrix protein (The sequence of the model RefSeq protein was modified relative to this genomic sequence to represent the inferred CDS: substituted 1 base at 1 genomic stop codon), with translation MKFFILAAVFAVAAASSYKAPEYAPRYEAPKYDAPKYEEVTYAPQPYSFGYDVQDKESYNDFDHSEKSDANVVTGSYRVALPDGRTQIVSYKADSYGYTADVKYEGEAQYPEYKPTEYKAAAYPAPAYKAPEYKAPAYPAPAYKAPEYKAPAYPAPAYKAPEYKAPAYTAPAYKAPAYEAPAYTAPIYRAPAPAYSTPVYTAPAAYPKYXAAEYAPKYEAPKYEEVTYAPQPYSFGYDVQDKESYNDFDHSEKSDSYGVTGSYRVALPDGRTQIVTYKADKDGYTADVKFEGEAKYPEYKEAEYKPAAYPAPAYKAPEYKAPAYPKY, from the exons ATGaag TTCTTCATCCTCGCCGCTGTTTTCGCTGTTGCCGCCGCCAGCTCTTACAAGGCCCCTGAATACGCACCCAGATATGAGGCCCCTAAATACGATGCTCCCAAATACGAGGAAGTCACCTAC GCCCCTCAGCCCTACAGCTTCGGTTATGACGTCCAGGATAAGGAATCCTACAACGATTTCGATCACTCTGAGAAATCGGATGCCAACGTAGTCACCGGATCTTACCGCGTTGCTCTTCCTGACGGCCGCACTCAAATCGTTTCCTACAAGGCTGACAGCTACGGATACACCGCCGATGTCAAGTACGAAGGTGAAGCCCAGTACCCCGAATACAAACCGACTGAGTACAAAGCTGCTGCCTACCCCGCTCCTGCTTACAAGGCCCCTGAATATAAAGCTCctgcctaccccgcaccagcctacaagGCCCCTGAATACAAAGCTCctgcctaccccgcaccagcctacaagGCCCCTGAATACAAAGCTCCTGCCTACACCGCCCCGGCTTACAAGGCCCCAGCTTACGAAGCTCCCGCCTACACTGCTCCCATCTACAGAGCTCCAGCACCAGCCTACAGCACCCCAGTTTACACTGCTCCCGCTGCCTACCCCAAATACTAA GCTGCGGAATACGCCCCCAAGTACGAGGCTCCCAAATACGAGGAAGTCACTTAC GCCCCTCAGCCATACAGCTTCGGCTATGACGTCCAGGATAAGGAATCCTACAACGATTTCGACCACTCTGAGAAATCGGATTCCTACGGAGTCACTGGATCTTACCGTGTTGCCTTGCCCGATGGCCGCACCCAAATCGTGACCTACAAGGCTGATAAGGACGGATACACCGCTGATGTTAAATTCGAAGGAGAGGCCAAATACCCCGAATACAAAGAGGCCGAGTACAAACCCGCTGCCTACCCCGCTCCAGCCTACAAGGCTCCCGAATACAAAGCCCCAGCCTACCCCAAATATTAA
- the LOC116931594 gene encoding cuticle protein 10.9: MKLIVLAVLVAVATANSYKPAEYAPKYEESTYPAQPYSFGYDVKDKETYTDFEHAEKADGKVTSGSYRVDLPDGRKQTVTYKADDKGYNADVQFEGEAQYPEYTPPKYAKASPYTPVYSSPVYNAPAYAGLSFPAYKTPTYPAFPLI; the protein is encoded by the exons ATGAAG TTGATCGTCCTGGCTGTTCTGGTCGCTGTCGCCACCGCCAATTCCTACAAGCCCGCTGAATACGCTCCCAAATACGAGGAATCGACTTAC cCCGCCCAGCCGTACAGTTTCGGTTATGACGTCAAGGATAAGGAAACCTACACTGATTTCGAACATGCCGAAAAAGCTGACGGGAAGGTGACCAGCGGCTCTTATCGCGTTGATTTGCCCGACGGTCGTAAGCAAACTGTTACGTACAAAGCCGATGATAAGGGATACAATGCTGACGTTCAATTCGAAGGTGAAGCCCAGTACCCCGAATACACTCCGCCAAAGTATGCTAAAGCTAGTCCCTACACCCCGGTGTACTCGTCTCCAGTCTACAATGCCCCCGCTTACGCAGGTCTCTCCTTCCCTGCCTACAAAACCCCCACCTACCCCGCCTTTCCTTTAATCTAA